A single window of Trueperaceae bacterium DNA harbors:
- a CDS encoding ABC transporter permease has protein sequence MDVDLALVLTTLARALAFSTPLLWAALGEIVVERAGVVNLGVEGMMILGALAGFVVAQSSGDPWLGLVAAAAAGVAAAALHALLSVVLRANQYVSGLAITIFGLGLTGLIGRGWVGRPLGTPMEFVDLPLLASIPLLGPALFQGQYVLSWLGLVAAVVLWFVLHHTRLGLVVRSVGENPAAADAAGVRVLAVRFAAVTFGGAMAGVAGGFLSLAYRPSWGQGMTNGLGWIALALAIFALWDPLRAIFAALLFGALFTLSFSLQEFFAPQLLTMMPYLFTILALAVTAVRKGAGAFGAPEALGEPYARGRR, from the coding sequence ATGGACGTCGATCTCGCCCTGGTCCTCACGACCCTCGCCCGCGCCCTGGCGTTCAGCACGCCGCTGTTGTGGGCGGCGCTCGGGGAGATCGTCGTCGAACGCGCCGGCGTCGTGAACCTCGGGGTCGAGGGCATGATGATCCTCGGCGCGTTGGCCGGCTTCGTCGTCGCGCAGAGCAGCGGCGACCCCTGGCTGGGCCTCGTCGCCGCCGCCGCGGCCGGCGTCGCCGCCGCCGCCCTGCACGCCCTGTTGTCGGTCGTGCTGCGCGCCAACCAGTACGTCTCCGGTCTCGCCATCACCATCTTCGGGCTCGGCCTCACCGGCCTCATCGGGCGCGGGTGGGTGGGGCGCCCCCTGGGCACCCCGATGGAGTTCGTCGACCTGCCCCTCCTCGCCTCCATCCCGCTCCTCGGTCCGGCCCTGTTCCAAGGGCAGTACGTCCTCAGTTGGCTCGGCCTCGTCGCCGCCGTCGTGCTGTGGTTCGTGCTCCACCACACCCGCCTGGGGCTCGTGGTGCGCAGCGTCGGGGAGAACCCCGCGGCGGCGGACGCCGCCGGCGTCCGCGTCCTCGCGGTGCGCTTCGCCGCCGTGACGTTCGGGGGGGCGATGGCCGGCGTCGCCGGCGGCTTCCTCTCGCTCGCCTACCGCCCCTCGTGGGGCCAGGGCATGACGAACGGGCTCGGCTGGATCGCGCTCGCCCTCGCCATCTTCGCGCTGTGGGATCCGCTCCGCGCGATCTTCGCCGCGCTGCTCTTCGGGGCTCTGTTCACCCTCAGTTTCAGCCTGCAGGAGTTCTTCGCGCCGCAGTTGCTGACGATGATGCCCTACCTCTTCACCATCCTCGCGCTCGCCGTCACCGCGGTGCGCAAGGGCGCCGGCGCCTTCGGGGCGCCCGAAGCGCTCGGCGAGCCCTACGCGCGGGGGCGTCGTTGA
- a CDS encoding ABC transporter permease gives MSGWRIERRGAPSAALVWGVSLGAVVVAMLVTGALFAAFGVAPLDAARVIVERTLLDARGASEVVRRAIPLMLAGVGLTLAFRARFWNIGAEGQLLVGAVAAAGVALFVDLPAPLTIPAMFVAGFLAAALWGLGPALLKVRLGVNEIITTLMLNYVAIYLVRWLVNGPWKGSSLSGFAYSDRFDAAAILPTVGTTRLHWPTLLLAVVAAAAVAWLLARTRFGFEVRMMGESPEAARYAGVDFFRTTLVLVLVSAGAAGLAGVGEVAGIHHRLVDPGSLSIGYGYTAIIVALLARRNALAALVTALFLGWVAASGDVMQVALRLPSQITGVVQGLVLLCIIAAEPILEYRLVRVPRDAGAPSDAAAVEGP, from the coding sequence ATGAGCGGCTGGCGCATCGAGCGGCGCGGCGCCCCGAGCGCCGCCCTCGTCTGGGGCGTCTCGCTCGGCGCCGTCGTGGTCGCCATGCTCGTGACGGGGGCGTTGTTCGCCGCGTTCGGCGTCGCCCCGCTCGACGCCGCCCGCGTCATCGTCGAGCGCACCCTCCTCGACGCGCGCGGCGCCAGCGAGGTCGTGCGCCGCGCCATCCCGCTCATGCTGGCCGGCGTCGGCCTCACCCTCGCCTTCCGCGCCCGCTTCTGGAACATCGGCGCGGAGGGCCAACTCCTGGTCGGCGCGGTCGCCGCGGCCGGCGTCGCGCTGTTCGTCGACCTGCCGGCCCCCCTCACGATCCCCGCGATGTTCGTCGCCGGCTTCCTCGCCGCCGCCCTCTGGGGCCTCGGGCCGGCCCTGTTGAAGGTGCGGCTCGGCGTGAACGAGATCATCACGACGTTGATGCTGAACTACGTCGCGATCTACCTGGTGCGCTGGCTGGTGAACGGCCCCTGGAAGGGCTCGAGCCTCTCCGGCTTCGCGTACAGCGACCGCTTCGACGCCGCAGCGATCCTCCCGACGGTCGGCACCACCCGACTGCACTGGCCCACCCTGCTGCTGGCGGTCGTCGCGGCCGCCGCGGTCGCCTGGTTGCTGGCGCGCACCCGCTTCGGCTTCGAGGTCCGCATGATGGGTGAGAGCCCCGAGGCGGCCCGCTACGCCGGCGTCGACTTCTTCCGCACGACCCTCGTCCTCGTCCTCGTCTCCGCCGGCGCCGCCGGCCTCGCCGGCGTCGGCGAGGTCGCCGGCATCCACCACCGCCTCGTCGACCCCGGGAGCCTCTCGATCGGCTACGGCTACACCGCCATCATCGTCGCGCTCCTCGCCCGCCGCAACGCCCTTGCGGCGCTCGTGACCGCCCTCTTCCTCGGCTGGGTCGCGGCGAGCGGCGACGTGATGCAGGTCGCCCTACGCCTCCCCAGCCAGATCACCGGCGTCGTGCAGGGCCTGGTGCTGCTCTGCATCATCGCTGCGGAACCGATCCTCGAGTACCGCCTCGTGCGCGTCCCCCGCGACGCGGGCGCGCCGTCCGACGCGGCCGCCGTGGAGGGCCCCTGA
- a CDS encoding NifU family protein — translation MLHFTDTARERVKQFLEAQKGQGVSALRIAGTRAEPKLWLVKDDDRDEGDVVHDGGGFDVLMDPLSAQQLDGASVDFVDDVMKSGFRVFFESPSWDDPVAQKVQDVLDTMVNPGVAGHGGEVKLVGVEEGKAIIEFGGGCQGCGAADVTLKHGVDRMVKEQVPEIVAVVDKTDHAAGENPYYLPHEVDGADSPLAD, via the coding sequence ATGCTTCACTTCACCGATACCGCGCGCGAGCGCGTCAAGCAGTTCCTCGAGGCGCAGAAGGGCCAGGGCGTGAGCGCCCTGCGCATCGCCGGCACCCGCGCCGAACCGAAGCTCTGGCTCGTCAAGGACGACGACCGCGACGAGGGGGACGTCGTCCACGACGGCGGCGGCTTCGACGTCCTCATGGACCCCCTCAGCGCGCAACAGCTCGACGGCGCCAGCGTCGACTTCGTCGACGACGTCATGAAGTCCGGCTTCCGCGTCTTCTTCGAGAGCCCCAGTTGGGACGACCCGGTCGCGCAGAAGGTCCAGGACGTCCTCGACACCATGGTGAACCCCGGCGTCGCCGGCCACGGCGGCGAGGTGAAGCTCGTCGGCGTCGAGGAGGGCAAGGCGATCATCGAGTTCGGGGGCGGCTGCCAGGGGTGCGGCGCCGCCGACGTGACCCTCAAGCACGGGGTCGACCGCATGGTCAAGGAACAGGTCCCCGAGATCGTCGCGGTCGTCGACAAAACCGATCACGCCGCCGGCGAGAACCCGTACTACCTGCCGCACGAGGTCGACGGGGCCGACAGCCCGCTGGCCGACTGA
- a CDS encoding dienelactone hydrolase family protein — translation MRILRRTLLAAAALVAASAVALALSVVVDRARTDGRVEALTNVVYDATDGGPDVAAHRAEPPGDGPHPAVVMIHEFWGLRADVTGKADALAERGYVVVAPDTFRGVSVDLVPSAIWNVVATPAAAIDRDLRVVVDALAADPSVDPERIVVMGFCYGGGAALRYALSDDRLAGTGVFYGTPIDDPARLARLPGPVLGIFGEEDAQIPPREVAAFDAALDEAGVPHAIRSWPGVGHAFVGGVDAIAAGGPAGEAWATFVTWLEDVLGAPAPDAAGGA, via the coding sequence ATGCGCATCCTGCGACGCACCCTCCTCGCCGCGGCCGCCCTGGTCGCGGCGAGCGCCGTGGCGCTCGCCCTGAGCGTCGTCGTCGACCGCGCCCGCACCGACGGGCGCGTCGAGGCGCTCACCAACGTCGTCTACGACGCCACCGACGGCGGTCCCGACGTCGCCGCCCACCGCGCGGAGCCGCCCGGCGACGGACCCCACCCCGCCGTCGTGATGATCCACGAGTTCTGGGGGCTCCGCGCCGACGTCACCGGCAAGGCCGACGCCCTCGCCGAACGCGGCTACGTCGTCGTGGCGCCCGACACCTTCCGCGGCGTCAGCGTCGACCTGGTGCCGTCGGCCATCTGGAACGTCGTCGCCACCCCCGCCGCCGCCATCGACCGCGACCTGCGCGTCGTCGTCGACGCCCTCGCCGCCGACCCCAGCGTCGACCCGGAGCGGATCGTCGTGATGGGCTTCTGCTACGGCGGCGGCGCGGCGCTGCGCTACGCCCTCTCCGACGACCGCCTCGCCGGCACCGGCGTCTTCTACGGCACCCCGATCGACGACCCCGCCCGCCTCGCACGCCTCCCCGGCCCGGTGCTGGGCATCTTCGGCGAGGAGGACGCGCAGATCCCGCCGCGCGAGGTGGCGGCCTTCGACGCCGCCCTCGACGAAGCGGGCGTCCCGCACGCCATCCGCAGCTGGCCCGGCGTCGGGCACGCCTTCGTCGGCGGCGTCGACGCCATCGCCGCCGGCGGGCCGGCCGGCGAGGCGTGGGCGACCTTCGTCACCTGGCTCGAGGACGTCCTCGGCGCGCCGGCCCCGGACGCCGCCGGCGGGGCGTAG
- a CDS encoding ABC transporter ATP-binding protein has protein sequence MPPSSGPQARPPLLELRGVTKRFPGVVANDGVDLQVRRGEVHALLGENGAGKTTLVHMLYGLQAPDEGALLMDGAPLALRSPRDAKAAGIGLVAQHFHLARRHTVAENLALALPDTPAWFPTRHLARRVDALAERYGFEVDLHARVATLSPGERQRVEILKALLQGADALILDEPTSVLTPQEAQRLFDVLGRMKDEGRGVILISHKLDEVLAAADRITVLRGGRVVAQVDAADTDTAELARHMVGREVRRGREAAARAPGDVRLSVRDLHVADAAGEPRLRGVHLEVRAGEIVGVAGVAGNGQAELTQVLTGLRTPTSGRIELDGADVAGEGVRDLFARGVVHIPEDRNDMGVAGGMKVAENLVLRRHRQAPFAKGRMVDWRAVDAHADGAIRDYAIATPSRDAVTRNLSGGNVQKVILARELGSETGLVVASHPSYGLDVAATELTHDLLREQRDRGAAVLLVSEDLDELLDLADRIVVLFRGEVTGVVDAATATREAIGLRMAGERAPERDAATVPHDVAHDAQAGAAPE, from the coding sequence GTGCCGCCCTCCTCGGGTCCCCAGGCCCGCCCCCCGTTGCTGGAGCTGCGCGGCGTCACGAAACGCTTCCCCGGCGTCGTGGCGAACGACGGCGTCGACCTCCAGGTCCGACGCGGCGAGGTCCACGCCCTCCTCGGGGAGAACGGGGCGGGCAAGACGACGCTCGTCCACATGCTCTACGGACTCCAGGCGCCCGACGAGGGCGCCCTTCTCATGGACGGCGCCCCCCTCGCGCTGCGCTCCCCGCGCGACGCCAAGGCGGCCGGCATCGGCCTCGTCGCCCAGCACTTCCACCTCGCGCGCCGCCACACCGTCGCGGAGAACCTCGCCCTCGCCCTCCCCGACACCCCCGCCTGGTTCCCCACCCGCCACCTCGCCCGCCGCGTCGACGCCCTCGCCGAACGCTACGGCTTCGAGGTGGACCTGCACGCCCGCGTCGCCACGCTCAGCCCCGGCGAACGCCAACGCGTCGAGATCCTCAAGGCGCTGCTCCAGGGCGCCGACGCCCTCATCCTCGACGAACCCACCAGCGTCCTGACGCCGCAGGAGGCCCAGCGCCTGTTCGACGTGCTGGGGCGCATGAAGGACGAAGGGCGCGGCGTGATCCTGATCAGCCACAAGCTCGACGAGGTCCTCGCCGCCGCCGACCGCATCACGGTGCTGCGCGGCGGTCGCGTCGTCGCCCAGGTCGACGCGGCGGACACCGACACCGCCGAGCTCGCCCGCCACATGGTGGGCCGCGAGGTCCGCCGCGGCCGCGAGGCCGCCGCCCGCGCGCCCGGCGACGTACGCCTGTCGGTCCGCGACCTCCACGTCGCCGACGCCGCCGGCGAACCGCGGCTCCGCGGCGTGCACCTCGAGGTGCGCGCCGGCGAGATCGTCGGCGTGGCCGGCGTCGCCGGCAACGGCCAGGCCGAACTCACGCAGGTCCTCACCGGCCTGCGCACCCCCACCTCCGGCCGGATCGAACTCGACGGCGCCGACGTCGCCGGCGAAGGGGTCCGCGACCTGTTCGCGCGCGGCGTCGTGCACATCCCCGAGGACCGCAACGACATGGGCGTGGCCGGCGGGATGAAGGTCGCGGAGAACCTCGTCCTCCGCCGCCACCGGCAGGCCCCCTTCGCCAAGGGCCGGATGGTGGACTGGCGGGCGGTCGACGCGCACGCCGACGGCGCCATCCGCGACTACGCCATCGCGACGCCCTCGCGCGACGCGGTGACCCGGAACCTGTCGGGCGGCAACGTCCAGAAGGTCATCCTCGCCCGCGAGCTCGGCAGCGAGACCGGCCTCGTCGTCGCGTCCCACCCCAGCTACGGCCTCGACGTCGCCGCCACCGAACTCACGCACGACCTGCTGCGCGAGCAACGCGACCGCGGCGCCGCGGTCCTCCTCGTCAGCGAAGACCTCGACGAACTCCTCGACCTCGCCGACCGCATCGTCGTCCTGTTCCGCGGCGAGGTGACCGGCGTCGTCGACGCCGCCACCGCCACCCGCGAAGCGATCGGCCTGCGGATGGCCGGCGAGCGCGCCCCCGAGCGCGACGCGGCGACCGTCCCCCACGACGTCGCCCACGACGCGCAGGCCGGGGCGGCCCCCGAATGA
- a CDS encoding Crp/Fnr family transcriptional regulator, translating into MLHTFDSLAAPPSCDVSDIVPGTLALPTRTLDPDGVLYESGREASNLYVVNYGVLKAVVPTSLGRDRIADLYGPGDVLGLASLDGGHHAETVVAVHESCLTPIDPQQAMNDRKVRDYVLQSMARQLRRSREMIDEAEMPVGARVTRAFLRLADQFGQPSDESEHGVKLPLALTHEDLADLTGSSRVTITRILGELRSDGALSGTRGVYVADPEGLERATDHYVMQVL; encoded by the coding sequence ATGCTCCACACGTTCGATTCCCTCGCCGCGCCCCCGAGCTGCGACGTCTCCGACATCGTGCCCGGGACCCTCGCGCTGCCCACCCGGACCCTCGATCCCGACGGCGTCCTGTACGAGTCCGGCCGCGAGGCCTCCAACCTGTACGTCGTCAACTACGGCGTCCTCAAGGCGGTCGTCCCCACCAGCTTGGGGCGCGACCGCATCGCCGACCTCTACGGCCCCGGCGACGTCCTCGGGCTCGCCTCGCTCGACGGCGGCCACCACGCGGAGACCGTCGTCGCGGTGCACGAGTCGTGCCTCACGCCGATCGACCCGCAACAGGCGATGAACGACCGCAAGGTGCGCGACTACGTGCTGCAGAGCATGGCGCGCCAACTGCGCCGCAGCCGGGAGATGATCGACGAGGCCGAAATGCCGGTCGGCGCCCGCGTGACGCGCGCCTTCCTGCGCCTCGCCGACCAGTTCGGCCAGCCCAGCGACGAGAGCGAGCACGGCGTCAAGCTGCCGCTGGCGCTCACGCACGAGGACCTCGCCGACCTGACCGGCAGCAGCCGCGTCACGATCACGCGGATCCTCGGCGAACTGCGCAGCGACGGCGCCCTCTCCGGCACGCGCGGCGTGTACGTCGCCGACCCCGAGGGCCTCGAGCGGGCCACCGACCACTACGTCATGCAGGTGCTCTGA